In Deltaproteobacteria bacterium, the following proteins share a genomic window:
- a CDS encoding tRNA (N6-threonylcarbamoyladenosine(37)-N6)-methyltransferase TrmO yields the protein MTRGTAMQPKIIGTVQSHLVTRDECPKYGLQTLPPVWIELSPHFESAATDLQIGDAILIVTWMHQGDQNVLRCHPRGDRGIPPRGVFSTRSPDRPTPIGLHPVRIIKREGLKLQVHPLEVINGTPVIDIKPDNTSKPDHPAFPALVNPETGRAILEAGRDGWLRGLFSGFNGNISSRQGNRVVITATGSAKGHLYPQDLSVIDLDSGQHLSTTRASSELAVHLEVYRNQPRAQAIVHTHPPKLIGLSLRKDSSLLDLPLFEGQVFANKLTRVPSFPPGTEELGRIVGTASKNFQAVFMDNHGLVCWGETMTEALALSEELESLAGIALGS from the coding sequence ATGACACGAGGTACAGCCATGCAACCCAAAATCATCGGCACGGTCCAATCCCACCTGGTCACACGCGACGAATGCCCCAAATATGGCCTCCAGACTCTCCCCCCGGTCTGGATTGAATTGAGCCCGCATTTTGAATCCGCCGCCACGGACTTGCAAATCGGCGATGCGATTTTGATAGTGACCTGGATGCATCAAGGCGACCAGAATGTCCTTCGGTGCCACCCCCGGGGTGACCGTGGCATCCCACCTCGCGGGGTGTTTTCGACCCGTTCGCCCGATCGGCCCACTCCCATAGGATTGCATCCGGTCCGAATCATCAAACGCGAGGGTCTGAAACTCCAAGTCCACCCCCTGGAGGTCATCAATGGCACTCCGGTCATCGACATCAAGCCGGACAATACCTCCAAACCAGATCATCCGGCGTTTCCCGCGCTCGTCAACCCCGAGACGGGACGGGCCATCCTGGAAGCAGGACGTGATGGATGGCTACGCGGCCTTTTTTCGGGATTCAACGGCAATATCAGCTCCCGTCAGGGAAACCGCGTTGTCATCACTGCCACGGGGAGCGCCAAGGGACACCTCTACCCCCAAGATCTAAGCGTCATCGATCTGGACTCCGGGCAACACCTCTCGACCACGCGGGCCTCCTCGGAATTGGCCGTGCATCTTGAGGTCTACCGCAACCAGCCCCGCGCCCAGGCGATTGTCCACACCCATCCCCCCAAACTCATTGGTTTATCACTGCGTAAAGACTCCTCGCTCCTGGATCTCCCCTTGTTCGAAGGTCAGGTATTCGCGAACAAACTCACCCGTGTTCCGTCATTTCCCCCAGGCACGGAAGAACTTGGCCGAATCGTTGGCACCGCCAGTAAAAATTTTCAGGCCGTGTTCATGGATAACCATGGGTTGGTCTGTTGGGGCGAAACCATGACTGAAGCGCTGGCCCTCTCGGAGGAACTGGAAAGCCTCGCGGGCATCGCCCTGGGCAGCTAA
- a CDS encoding HAMP domain-containing protein, which produces MRIIIDRGGCVKIFHRIVLIGVVPLLAFLGVAGSIILEKYQERVIFLGMERNIALFQATSRAIDCLQKERGGTALFLSGGADEKMLQALREGSDAALPAFREALEFSTLPEKERLACLERLRSLPRIRSSYTVQDASLRDKALNEYTAVVAALLHVEGLVPNTKTAKGLGKVLGSLVILEVAKESAGKVRANGASLLAQDQPLTQDQFARLAQLKAEVDVNLRSPALVLNEQSRGMLRAFPETEIWRETEEILSALLLKSSQGGFGYSGSRFFEVMSHKIDDIRAIIDKESQFVGAQLETLRDEVNTELVASGIFMGVLSFGTIALIMIFSVNILRRVRLVVNLLKDIAEGDGDLTARLPENNDELGELARNFNIFVVHLQDMIKEIRDKAESLSSSADQMLAVACRVSEGAQDTTDRSSMVSAAAEEMSANTASVAASMEQTSGNLTSVASAAEEMSTTIGDIAGNSEQARTISAEAAAKAQGMSTLMNQLVAAAQDIGKVTEAISAISSQTNLLALNATIEAARAGEAGRGFAVVANEIKELARQTTDATEHIRDRVNGIQDATDSAMHVVEGITNVIGNVEEIIVGIAQAISEQALATREIVQNIAEATAGVQEVNGLIAESATVSSTIAHDIAEVHATSENMAGASRQVSSGADDLTALASHLGTLVNRFRLDA; this is translated from the coding sequence ATGCGCATAATCATTGACCGAGGGGGCTGCGTGAAGATTTTTCATCGTATTGTGCTGATCGGGGTCGTGCCATTACTTGCATTTTTAGGCGTGGCTGGTTCGATCATTTTGGAAAAGTACCAGGAGCGGGTCATATTTTTGGGAATGGAGCGCAATATCGCGCTGTTTCAGGCCACTTCGCGGGCCATCGATTGCCTGCAAAAAGAGCGCGGCGGCACGGCTCTGTTTTTGAGCGGTGGCGCGGACGAAAAGATGCTCCAAGCCTTACGCGAGGGGTCCGATGCGGCTTTGCCTGCTTTTCGAGAAGCATTGGAATTTTCAACGCTTCCGGAGAAGGAACGGTTGGCCTGTCTGGAACGTCTTCGGTCTTTGCCTCGGATTCGGTCTTCCTACACTGTTCAGGATGCCAGCCTCAGGGACAAGGCGTTGAATGAGTATACGGCGGTTGTGGCGGCCTTGCTTCATGTCGAGGGCCTCGTTCCCAACACCAAGACTGCCAAGGGATTGGGCAAAGTGCTGGGCTCCCTTGTTATTTTGGAAGTTGCGAAGGAAAGCGCGGGGAAAGTCCGCGCCAATGGCGCCAGTTTGTTGGCCCAGGATCAGCCGTTGACCCAGGACCAGTTCGCCCGATTAGCGCAGCTCAAGGCGGAGGTCGATGTTAATCTCCGTTCTCCGGCTTTGGTTCTTAACGAACAGTCACGGGGGATGTTGCGGGCTTTTCCGGAAACAGAAATCTGGCGGGAAACCGAGGAAATTTTGTCGGCGTTACTCCTTAAGTCCAGCCAAGGCGGTTTTGGGTATTCCGGGAGTCGGTTCTTTGAGGTCATGAGCCACAAAATTGATGATATCCGCGCCATCATTGACAAAGAGAGCCAGTTTGTGGGGGCTCAACTCGAGACCTTGCGGGACGAGGTGAATACAGAGCTCGTTGCGTCCGGAATTTTTATGGGGGTACTGTCTTTTGGGACAATTGCATTGATTATGATTTTTTCCGTCAATATCCTGCGCCGGGTGCGGCTGGTTGTGAACTTGCTCAAGGACATCGCCGAAGGTGATGGCGATCTGACCGCCAGGTTGCCTGAAAATAATGATGAATTGGGAGAGTTGGCTCGTAATTTCAATATATTTGTGGTGCATTTGCAGGATATGATCAAGGAAATTCGTGACAAGGCCGAGTCCCTGTCGTCTTCCGCCGATCAGATGTTGGCCGTGGCCTGTCGCGTTTCCGAGGGCGCTCAAGACACCACTGACCGCTCGTCAATGGTGTCGGCCGCCGCGGAGGAGATGAGCGCCAATACCGCCTCGGTGGCGGCGAGCATGGAACAAACCTCGGGCAATCTGACGTCGGTGGCGTCGGCCGCCGAGGAGATGAGCACGACCATTGGTGATATCGCCGGCAATTCGGAGCAGGCCCGAACCATCAGCGCGGAGGCCGCGGCCAAGGCCCAGGGGATGAGTACGCTCATGAATCAACTGGTGGCGGCGGCGCAGGATATTGGCAAGGTTACTGAAGCCATATCCGCGATTTCCTCGCAAACCAATTTGTTGGCCTTGAACGCGACCATCGAAGCCGCGCGCGCTGGAGAGGCTGGACGCGGTTTTGCCGTTGTTGCCAATGAGATTAAAGAATTGGCCCGCCAAACCACCGACGCCACGGAGCACATTCGTGACCGGGTGAACGGCATCCAAGATGCCACGGACTCGGCCATGCACGTCGTGGAGGGTATTACAAATGTTATTGGCAATGTTGAGGAAATAATTGTCGGGATCGCCCAGGCTATTTCCGAACAAGCCCTAGCAACTCGTGAAATTGTTCAAAATATTGCCGAGGCAACGGCCGGTGTCCAGGAGGTGAATGGCTTGATCGCGGAAAGCGCCACGGTATCCTCGACCATTGCCCATGATATCGCCGAAGTCCATGCGACTTCGGAAAACATGGCTGGAGCCAGTCGCCAAGTCAGTAGTGGCGCCGATGACCTGACCGCCCTGGCAAGTCATTTGGGAACCCTGGTGAATCGTTTTCGGCTTGATGCCTAG
- a CDS encoding HlyC/CorC family transporter: MLRSLAFLLLVFILVSANGFFVASEFSLVAVRRSRIATLAEQGSLRAKLLLRLIDHLNAYISATQLGITLSSLALGWIGEPAIAQLLEPLLAGYIPETVLHSISFAIAFSLITFLHIVLGELAPKTIALERAEKTALAVALPLEIFYRVFQWPIRLLDWSGTRTVRLLGFPASAGHGSVYTEDELRYLIDISHKSGQLEEDKRKLINRVFDFGTTEAREAMIPRSGMVALPLNASLDQVLDTFHNQGYSRLPVYGEDLDDMRGILYRQDMEPFLAKDPSIAFDMATLLHPPVFVPSGKRLGPLLKQMQGTRVHLMFVMDEYGGLEGMVTLEDVLEEIVGEINDEYDEEVHSQIIRDGADYILDGMLAVRDANRTLKLKLPEDETYTTMAGLLLAETGRVLEAGDRVELPAGIFTVERVERRRIQRIRFTPKQITE, from the coding sequence ATGCTTCGCTCTCTCGCCTTTTTGCTTCTGGTCTTCATCTTGGTTTCAGCGAATGGTTTTTTCGTGGCATCCGAATTTTCCCTGGTCGCCGTCCGGCGGTCCAGAATTGCAACCCTGGCTGAACAAGGAAGCCTGCGGGCCAAGCTTCTCCTGCGCCTCATCGACCATCTCAACGCGTACATCTCCGCCACCCAGCTGGGCATCACTCTGTCCTCCCTGGCCCTGGGCTGGATTGGCGAGCCAGCCATAGCCCAGCTCCTCGAGCCGTTGCTCGCGGGCTATATACCGGAGACAGTTCTGCATTCCATCTCCTTTGCCATCGCCTTCAGCCTGATCACCTTTCTGCATATCGTTCTCGGCGAACTCGCCCCTAAAACCATCGCACTGGAACGCGCCGAAAAAACAGCCCTGGCCGTGGCCCTGCCCTTGGAAATATTCTACCGCGTCTTCCAATGGCCCATCCGTCTCCTGGACTGGTCCGGAACCCGGACTGTCCGACTCCTAGGTTTTCCGGCCAGCGCCGGGCACGGCTCGGTCTACACGGAAGACGAACTGCGCTACCTGATCGACATCAGTCACAAAAGCGGTCAGCTTGAGGAAGATAAACGCAAGCTCATCAACCGCGTTTTCGACTTCGGTACAACCGAGGCTCGGGAAGCCATGATCCCCCGCTCGGGAATGGTGGCGTTGCCCTTGAATGCCAGCCTGGACCAGGTCCTGGATACCTTTCACAACCAAGGCTATTCCCGTCTGCCCGTTTATGGCGAGGATCTCGATGACATGCGTGGTATCCTCTACCGGCAGGACATGGAGCCATTCCTGGCCAAGGACCCAAGCATTGCCTTCGACATGGCCACCCTGCTCCATCCGCCCGTGTTCGTCCCCTCGGGGAAACGTCTGGGACCGCTGCTCAAGCAAATGCAGGGCACACGGGTCCACCTTATGTTTGTCATGGACGAATACGGTGGTCTGGAAGGCATGGTCACCCTGGAAGACGTGCTAGAAGAAATCGTTGGCGAGATCAACGACGAATACGACGAAGAAGTCCACTCCCAAATCATCCGCGATGGAGCGGATTATATCCTGGATGGGATGCTGGCAGTCCGCGATGCCAACCGCACCTTGAAATTGAAACTCCCCGAGGATGAAACATACACGACCATGGCGGGGCTTCTTTTGGCCGAAACAGGCCGGGTGCTGGAAGCCGGAGACCGCGTGGAGCTTCCGGCCGGGATTTTTACCGTGGAACGTGTCGAGCGCCGTCGCATCCAGCGCATTCGATTCACTCCGAAACAAATCACAGAATGA